One window of Kosmotoga arenicorallina S304 genomic DNA carries:
- a CDS encoding Hsp20/alpha crystallin family protein, whose amino-acid sequence MLAKRGELSSIFKPFEELHREIDKLFDDAFKGLSIRPEDRENFIPAVDVYETDDAIFLEMEVPGIKKGDLKIKLEDGVLSITGEKKYEKKEKSRNYHLIERGYGSFNRAFRLPDSIDTTKVKANYDNGVLKIELPKKEEAKKEAVEIKID is encoded by the coding sequence ATGTTGGCCAAAAGAGGTGAACTCAGCAGCATTTTCAAACCCTTTGAAGAACTTCACAGGGAGATCGACAAGCTTTTCGACGATGCTTTCAAAGGCTTAAGCATCAGACCCGAGGATCGTGAAAATTTCATACCCGCTGTTGATGTTTATGAAACGGATGATGCCATCTTCCTCGAAATGGAAGTGCCCGGTATCAAAAAAGGAGACCTGAAAATAAAGCTTGAAGATGGAGTATTGAGTATCACGGGCGAAAAGAAGTATGAAAAGAAGGAAAAGTCAAGAAACTACCACCTTATCGAAAGAGGTTATGGCAGCTTTAACAGAGCCTTCAGGCTCCCTGATAGCATCGATACAACCAAAGTCAAAGCAAACTATGACAACGGTGTCCTTAAAATCGAACTCCCTAAAAAAGAAGAGGCGAAGAAAGAAGCCGTAGAAATCAAAATCGATTAA
- the dnaK gene encoding molecular chaperone DnaK, translated as MAEKEYIVGIDLGTTNSVIAWVKPDGSPEVIPNAEGARTTPSIVSFTKTGEIIVGEPAKRQAILNSDRTIRSIKRKMGSDYKVKIDDKEYTPQEISAYVLKKLKADAEAYLGGKVTKAVITCPAYFNDAQRQATKEAGIIAGLEVLRIINEPTAAAVAYGLDKAQGDKKVIVYDLGGGTFDVSLLEIGEGVVEVLATAGNNHLGGDDFDERLIDYMAEEFRKEHGIDLRKDKQAFQRLKDAAERAKIELSAKFETEVSLPFITATSEGPLHLEMKITRSTFESLIRDLIESTREQVERVLQDAKISPSDVDEIILVGGSTRIPFVQNFIKGIFGKEPNKSINPDEAVAVGAAIQSAILGGNLEKDLVLVDVTPLTLGVEVKGGILEPIIERNSTIPIKKSKIFTTAEDGQTEVEIRIYQGERTMAQDNIFLGSFKLTGIAPAPRGVPQIEVTFDIDSDGIVNVYAKDLGTNKQQSMVVTGRNKLSEDEIKRIVEDAKKYEEQDKRKKQEVELKNQADELAYRIEKLLKESGDKVPAEDRGNLETLVKDLRDALNKDDIARVKILFDKLQQESMKIGQLLYQQAQGASTQGGQSNPGQDDSGSEYIPPKDNPQN; from the coding sequence ATGGCAGAAAAGGAATACATTGTAGGTATCGACCTGGGAACAACAAATTCAGTTATAGCCTGGGTAAAGCCCGATGGGAGCCCAGAAGTAATACCAAATGCCGAAGGCGCAAGAACAACACCTTCTATTGTATCTTTCACAAAGACAGGAGAGATAATAGTTGGAGAACCAGCTAAAAGGCAAGCCATTCTGAACTCAGATAGAACAATTCGATCCATTAAAAGGAAAATGGGTTCTGACTACAAAGTAAAAATCGATGACAAAGAATACACTCCTCAGGAGATAAGTGCTTATGTATTGAAAAAGCTCAAAGCAGATGCAGAAGCATACCTCGGTGGAAAAGTTACCAAAGCTGTTATTACCTGTCCGGCATATTTTAACGACGCTCAGAGACAGGCCACAAAAGAAGCCGGAATAATCGCCGGGCTTGAAGTTCTGAGAATTATCAACGAACCAACAGCAGCTGCAGTTGCTTATGGTCTTGATAAGGCTCAGGGAGACAAAAAGGTAATCGTTTATGACCTTGGCGGTGGAACTTTCGATGTTTCATTGCTCGAAATTGGTGAAGGTGTTGTAGAAGTTCTTGCAACAGCCGGGAATAATCATCTTGGTGGTGACGATTTTGACGAAAGACTTATTGATTATATGGCTGAAGAGTTCAGAAAAGAACACGGTATAGATTTAAGAAAAGACAAGCAAGCCTTCCAGAGGCTCAAAGACGCCGCAGAAAGAGCCAAGATAGAGTTGTCAGCAAAGTTCGAAACAGAAGTTAGTTTGCCCTTCATAACGGCAACTTCAGAAGGACCTTTGCATCTTGAAATGAAAATCACAAGGTCAACTTTTGAATCCTTGATAAGAGACCTTATAGAATCTACTAGAGAACAAGTCGAAAGGGTCTTGCAAGATGCCAAAATTTCACCCAGCGATGTGGATGAAATAATCCTTGTTGGAGGTTCGACAAGAATACCCTTTGTTCAAAACTTCATTAAGGGAATTTTTGGTAAAGAACCCAACAAAAGCATAAATCCCGATGAAGCAGTTGCGGTGGGTGCAGCAATTCAATCGGCTATTCTTGGTGGCAATCTTGAAAAAGATCTTGTTCTTGTCGATGTCACGCCCCTTACACTGGGTGTTGAAGTTAAGGGTGGAATCCTTGAACCAATTATCGAAAGAAACTCAACAATACCTATCAAGAAATCGAAAATATTCACCACTGCTGAGGATGGACAAACAGAGGTTGAAATCAGAATATATCAGGGTGAAAGGACCATGGCGCAGGACAATATCTTCCTTGGTAGCTTTAAGTTGACGGGAATAGCTCCTGCTCCAAGAGGCGTACCACAGATCGAGGTGACTTTTGACATAGATAGTGATGGAATTGTGAATGTATATGCTAAAGATCTTGGCACCAACAAACAGCAATCGATGGTGGTCACAGGTCGTAACAAGCTTTCAGAAGATGAAATCAAAAGAATTGTTGAAGATGCGAAAAAATATGAAGAGCAAGATAAAAGGAAAAAGCAGGAGGTCGAGCTTAAAAACCAGGCTGATGAACTTGCATACAGGATTGAAAAGCTCCTGAAAGAAAGTGGCGATAAAGTTCCTGCCGAAGATCGTGGCAATCTGGAAACCCTTGTCAAAGACCTGAGAGACGCACTCAACAAAGATGATATAGCAAGAGTAAAGATACTCTTCGACAAGCTCCAGCAGGAGAGTATGAAGATAGGGCAGCTTCTTTATCAACAGGCTCAGGGGGCTTCGACGCAAGGTGGACAATCTAATCCCGGGCAGGATGATAGCGGTTCTGAGTATATACCACCAAAAGACAATCCTCAAAATTAA
- a CDS encoding DUF47 domain-containing protein produces MTRLIEKLFPKESPLKLLREHSDIVLEAAAYLPKATKDYFEGKSVEKYSYDVEKLEKRADLLKTKLRMSYEKFRFAFFDRSDVMAILHKQDSVIDGIDDVLKILRMNQVEEIEKTEIPNLFNELCSSVYNSVKLMHELIGALTLIVESAFSPEEVKKEYGEIDILENLEFKSDTESVHIGEILFSLKKKLNPVDIFFLVNLAITISNIADNAENVAESIAMILKSE; encoded by the coding sequence GTGACAAGGCTTATCGAAAAGCTTTTTCCAAAAGAAAGCCCACTGAAATTGCTCAGGGAACACTCCGATATTGTCCTTGAAGCGGCTGCTTATCTTCCTAAAGCCACAAAAGATTATTTTGAAGGCAAGAGTGTGGAAAAATATTCTTACGACGTTGAAAAACTCGAAAAGCGGGCTGACTTGCTCAAAACTAAATTGCGCATGAGCTATGAAAAATTTAGATTTGCATTTTTTGACAGATCAGATGTCATGGCTATTCTCCACAAGCAAGATTCAGTAATCGATGGGATTGATGATGTCCTTAAAATCCTCAGGATGAATCAGGTTGAGGAGATTGAAAAGACTGAAATCCCTAATCTTTTTAATGAATTGTGCTCTTCTGTTTATAACTCAGTCAAGCTTATGCATGAATTGATAGGTGCTCTCACCTTGATAGTCGAAAGCGCTTTTTCTCCAGAAGAAGTGAAAAAGGAATACGGTGAAATAGATATACTTGAAAACCTCGAATTTAAAAGTGATACAGAATCAGTACACATTGGCGAGATCCTCTTTTCTTTAAAGAAGAAACTAAATCCGGTAGATATATTTTTTCTGGTAAATCTTGCTATTACAATTTCTAACATTGCCGATAACGCTGAAAACGTGGCGGAATCAATTGCAATGATTTTGAAATCAGAATAA
- a CDS encoding inorganic phosphate transporter, whose product MILLLSIAIGLALAMAIGGNDVANSMATAVGAKAITVKQAVLIAAVLEFSGAFFFGAHVTSTITKGILNPDSISSDKMLMYGALSALIGAFIWLAIATLKGWPVSTTHSIVGGMVGFGIMAGGMGAVNWAKMLMIVSSWFISPFVGGLLAFIVFKLIAFSILRKKNPVSATKSYAPMYIAGTLFITSFLFSIKTLKLGVYKSLLTGIAFFVGSLLVSFFIVARYIRKNEHKPYEVVEGTFRKMQVLTSCYVSFAHGANDVANAVGPLAVVYIALTAGGIGSHVEVPSWMLGIGGLGIALGVGIWGKKVMETVGTRITTLNNTRGFSIDFAAATTVLLSSFLGMPVSTTHTVVGAVTGVGLAHGLEGVNKGVLKNILWAWFVTVPVSGIISALVFRMFI is encoded by the coding sequence ATGATTTTGCTTCTTTCAATTGCAATTGGTCTTGCACTTGCGATGGCCATTGGTGGCAATGATGTTGCAAATTCCATGGCAACTGCTGTTGGCGCGAAGGCGATAACAGTCAAACAGGCTGTCCTGATTGCAGCTGTTCTGGAATTCAGCGGGGCATTTTTCTTTGGTGCCCATGTTACTTCCACAATAACAAAGGGTATTTTAAACCCCGATTCTATATCTTCTGACAAAATGCTTATGTATGGAGCCCTTTCGGCACTGATAGGCGCATTTATCTGGTTAGCTATTGCTACTTTGAAGGGATGGCCTGTTTCTACAACACATTCTATCGTTGGTGGAATGGTTGGTTTCGGCATAATGGCTGGTGGCATGGGTGCTGTTAACTGGGCAAAAATGCTCATGATAGTATCGAGCTGGTTTATTTCCCCTTTCGTAGGAGGGCTACTCGCTTTTATTGTATTTAAGCTCATTGCTTTCTCCATACTCCGAAAGAAAAACCCTGTATCTGCTACAAAGAGCTATGCACCAATGTATATAGCCGGAACGCTGTTCATCACATCATTTCTCTTTTCAATAAAGACTTTGAAACTGGGGGTTTATAAATCTCTTCTGACAGGTATCGCCTTTTTTGTCGGTAGTTTGCTTGTGAGCTTTTTCATTGTTGCCAGATATATCAGGAAGAATGAACATAAACCTTATGAGGTCGTTGAAGGGACATTCAGAAAGATGCAGGTGCTAACTTCGTGTTATGTTTCATTCGCGCATGGTGCAAATGACGTTGCAAACGCTGTAGGGCCTTTGGCGGTCGTATACATTGCTTTAACTGCTGGAGGTATCGGAAGCCATGTTGAAGTCCCTTCCTGGATGCTTGGCATAGGAGGCCTGGGAATTGCTTTGGGTGTAGGAATATGGGGTAAAAAAGTTATGGAAACCGTTGGTACGCGTATCACGACTTTGAATAATACCAGAGGATTTAGTATTGACTTCGCAGCAGCCACAACCGTTTTGCTTTCTTCGTTCTTAGGGATGCCTGTTTCCACAACTCATACTGTCGTTGGTGCAGTAACAGGAGTCGGGCTTGCTCATGGATTGGAAGGTGTTAATAAAGGCGTTCTCAAAAATATTCTCTGGGCATGGTTTGTAACAGTCCCTGTATCAGGAATAATTTCCGCGCTGGTTTTCAGAATGTTTATATAA
- a CDS encoding PolC-type DNA polymerase III, translated as MKFRLKHEELNASKLIERLMGFYPDEAFSSLNLSSVVVNPNKRELTVIFDSKVSEDIKNFLLNRFAKIASNQLKSRISFIFLDEKENPIKDTERKSEIDKVQESHSPLNKAELFKYVNGLSSYLEKATIEYDGSKVMIIVNSTFARQRIISKKRELAEALRKTLGKPVPFEIILNVKDAPENSDKEAHQPEKNEDKKNTNKTQKAEKRKTATVLMGRKIKTAPQKICDILGNENSVVIAGKVFGIDIWKGKITVLTFKVTDFTDSLSCKIIGKKAEEVAGTLTDGEGVIVRGKLEYDSRKREEVMTVHDLNSFEFPKRLDKAEEKRVELHLHTKMSALDSVLEIKALFKTLKEWGHTAVALTDHGVVQSIPEFYFNAKKEGIKPIFGMEGYMINDLEAIVNNLGNYDGELSEQTYVVFDLETTGLNPASDEIIEFGAVKLKGKETIDTFSSLVKPKKEITSETFEITGINNEMLSEAPALKEVLTSFLKFSEGCILVAHNATFDYRFVRSAIKELFDEDWEAPYIDTLALSKSLLKSRSYSLDNVVKHLKLGNFNHHRASEDARVTAEVFKKFMEMVNKRGIKKLSELEGLRKNINISSLKPQHVSILARNKKGLRNLYTLVTESHTHYFHGKPRIPKSLLNKHREGLLIGSACVSGELSRAYLNGANNQELEEIAKFFDYIEIMPLDVIEENDRQFSKDTLKTMYKEFYKIGRRLNIPVVMTGDVHFLEPEHNIFRAAIQAAQDQNNFDKQPALYLRTTEEMLRAAMEIFEDEKIAREVVITNTNRIANKIEQVIPVEGKLHPPIIDGADEQVREITMKKAKEIYGEPLPEIVEARLEKELHAIIDHGYAVLYLIAQKMVKKSNDDGYVVGSRGSVGSSLVATMMGITEVNPLPPHYVCPDCKDSEFILDGSVESGYDLKDKTCQKCGAKMNKSGQNIPFETFLGFEGDKVPDIDLNFSGEYQERAHAYLEKLFGRDHVYRAGTISTVAERTAYGFVRAYMEKTGKRLRGAEMDRLAAGITGVKRTTGQHPGGLMIVPKDRDVHEFTPVQYPANDTRSRTRTTHFAYEVIHDDLVKIDALGHDDPTFIKYLKDITGIDPTTIPMDDKKTLSIFSSTKALGIKPEDLGTDVGTLGIPEFGTQFVRGMLQETHPRSFGELVRISGLSHGTDVWLNNARDWIASRKATLGEVIACRDDIMNYLIQKGIEPLKAFKIMEKVRKGKGIEVEEEQLMREKAVPEWFIESCKRIKYLFPKAHAVAYVSMAFRVAYYKVHYPLAFYSTYFTVKDGEFDVDLALGDIHSIKKEIASLKGNPDKNVKERSKETLLEVILEMKLRGFSFLPVDLEKSDATRFIIEEKALRIPFNRIKNLGEKAAISIIKERKKKPFSSVEDLIRRTALNKTTVEILRKYGALKGLPEKEQITLF; from the coding sequence GTGAAATTCAGACTTAAACATGAAGAACTAAATGCATCAAAACTCATTGAAAGGCTCATGGGTTTTTACCCTGACGAAGCTTTTTCCTCGTTGAACTTATCCAGTGTGGTTGTCAATCCAAATAAAAGGGAATTGACAGTTATTTTTGATTCGAAGGTTTCAGAGGATATAAAGAACTTTCTTCTTAACCGTTTCGCGAAGATTGCTTCCAATCAGCTTAAATCGAGAATAAGCTTCATCTTTTTAGACGAAAAAGAAAACCCAATTAAAGACACGGAACGAAAAAGTGAAATAGATAAGGTCCAAGAAAGCCATTCACCTTTGAACAAGGCTGAGCTCTTTAAATATGTAAATGGGCTTTCCTCATATCTTGAAAAAGCCACCATAGAATATGACGGATCGAAAGTAATGATTATTGTCAATAGCACATTTGCAAGGCAAAGGATAATTTCCAAAAAACGCGAATTGGCTGAAGCCCTCAGGAAAACTCTTGGAAAACCGGTTCCCTTTGAAATAATCTTGAATGTCAAAGATGCACCTGAAAACAGTGATAAAGAAGCCCACCAACCTGAGAAAAATGAGGATAAAAAGAATACAAACAAAACTCAAAAAGCTGAAAAGAGAAAAACTGCCACCGTGTTGATGGGTAGAAAAATAAAAACCGCGCCACAGAAAATCTGCGATATCCTTGGAAATGAGAATTCAGTGGTTATAGCAGGAAAGGTTTTTGGGATAGATATCTGGAAAGGCAAAATAACAGTTCTCACCTTCAAAGTAACTGATTTCACCGATTCTCTTTCGTGTAAAATCATTGGAAAGAAAGCTGAAGAAGTAGCAGGAACCCTGACAGATGGTGAAGGGGTAATTGTTAGAGGAAAGTTGGAATACGATTCAAGAAAACGCGAAGAGGTAATGACCGTTCATGATCTTAATAGCTTTGAGTTTCCAAAACGTCTGGATAAAGCTGAAGAAAAGAGAGTGGAACTGCATTTGCATACAAAAATGAGTGCACTTGATTCTGTACTGGAAATAAAGGCTCTTTTCAAGACATTAAAAGAATGGGGGCACACAGCAGTTGCTTTAACAGACCACGGGGTGGTCCAGAGCATTCCGGAGTTTTATTTTAATGCAAAAAAAGAGGGAATAAAGCCCATATTTGGCATGGAAGGCTACATGATAAATGACCTGGAAGCCATTGTTAACAATCTTGGCAATTACGACGGAGAATTATCAGAGCAAACATATGTGGTTTTCGACCTTGAAACCACCGGTTTGAACCCTGCTTCTGATGAAATAATCGAATTTGGCGCTGTCAAATTAAAGGGAAAGGAAACAATAGATACCTTTAGCTCTCTTGTCAAACCGAAAAAAGAGATTACTTCTGAGACCTTTGAGATTACAGGCATCAATAACGAAATGCTCTCAGAAGCGCCTGCACTTAAAGAAGTGTTGACTTCTTTTCTGAAATTCAGCGAAGGGTGCATATTAGTAGCTCATAATGCCACATTTGATTATAGGTTTGTCCGGAGTGCTATTAAAGAACTCTTCGATGAAGATTGGGAAGCTCCATACATAGATACCCTTGCCCTTTCAAAAAGCTTGTTGAAATCAAGAAGCTATTCGCTGGATAACGTTGTTAAACATTTGAAACTGGGAAACTTCAATCACCACAGAGCTTCAGAAGATGCCCGCGTTACAGCGGAAGTCTTCAAGAAATTTATGGAAATGGTAAACAAAAGGGGAATAAAAAAGCTTTCAGAGCTGGAAGGCTTGAGAAAGAATATTAACATTTCCAGCTTAAAACCCCAGCATGTTTCTATACTGGCGAGAAACAAAAAGGGGTTGAGGAATCTATATACTCTTGTAACAGAGTCCCATACGCACTATTTCCATGGAAAACCCAGAATTCCTAAAAGCCTCCTTAACAAGCACAGAGAAGGGCTTTTAATTGGCTCTGCCTGTGTCTCGGGTGAACTTTCCCGCGCTTATTTGAATGGCGCTAATAATCAAGAGCTGGAAGAAATAGCAAAATTCTTTGATTATATAGAAATCATGCCACTTGATGTTATCGAGGAAAACGACAGGCAATTTTCAAAAGACACTTTAAAAACAATGTACAAAGAATTCTACAAAATTGGAAGAAGATTAAATATCCCCGTTGTAATGACCGGGGATGTGCACTTTCTTGAACCGGAGCACAATATTTTCAGAGCAGCGATTCAAGCAGCTCAGGATCAGAACAACTTTGACAAACAGCCCGCCCTTTATCTGAGAACAACGGAGGAAATGTTGCGGGCGGCTATGGAGATATTCGAAGATGAAAAAATTGCCAGAGAGGTAGTTATAACAAATACCAATCGCATTGCAAATAAAATCGAACAGGTAATTCCCGTAGAAGGGAAATTACATCCCCCGATAATTGATGGGGCAGATGAGCAAGTTCGTGAAATCACAATGAAGAAAGCGAAGGAAATCTATGGAGAACCACTTCCTGAGATTGTAGAAGCCAGGCTTGAGAAAGAGCTGCATGCAATAATCGACCACGGGTATGCTGTGTTATACCTTATAGCGCAGAAGATGGTGAAAAAATCGAACGACGATGGGTATGTGGTAGGCTCAAGAGGCTCGGTTGGGAGCTCGCTGGTTGCAACAATGATGGGAATAACAGAGGTTAATCCACTTCCGCCACATTATGTTTGCCCCGACTGTAAAGACTCGGAATTTATCCTTGATGGCAGTGTTGAATCGGGATATGACCTGAAAGATAAAACCTGTCAAAAATGCGGCGCTAAAATGAACAAAAGCGGGCAAAATATTCCCTTTGAAACCTTTTTAGGTTTTGAAGGCGACAAAGTTCCGGACATCGATTTGAATTTCTCCGGAGAGTATCAGGAACGTGCCCATGCTTATCTAGAAAAACTCTTTGGGAGAGATCACGTATACAGAGCAGGAACCATAAGTACTGTAGCTGAGAGAACAGCTTATGGTTTTGTAAGAGCATATATGGAAAAAACTGGAAAACGCTTACGTGGCGCTGAAATGGACCGCCTGGCTGCCGGTATTACTGGCGTAAAGCGAACAACGGGACAGCACCCGGGTGGTCTTATGATTGTTCCAAAAGATCGTGACGTGCATGAATTTACTCCTGTACAGTATCCAGCAAATGATACCAGATCAAGAACGAGGACGACACATTTTGCATATGAAGTTATACACGATGATCTCGTTAAAATCGATGCGCTCGGGCATGACGATCCTACATTCATAAAATATCTAAAGGACATAACCGGGATAGATCCCACAACTATTCCAATGGACGACAAAAAAACCCTTTCGATTTTTTCGTCTACAAAGGCATTAGGTATCAAGCCAGAGGATCTGGGAACCGATGTTGGTACATTGGGGATACCTGAATTTGGAACGCAATTTGTGCGAGGAATGCTTCAGGAAACACATCCAAGGAGTTTTGGCGAACTCGTCAGGATCTCAGGGCTATCACACGGGACAGATGTATGGCTTAATAACGCCAGAGATTGGATCGCTTCACGAAAGGCTACTCTTGGTGAAGTTATTGCATGTCGAGATGATATCATGAATTATCTTATCCAGAAGGGCATTGAACCGCTGAAGGCTTTTAAAATAATGGAAAAAGTGAGAAAAGGGAAAGGGATAGAAGTCGAAGAAGAACAGTTGATGCGTGAAAAGGCAGTACCTGAGTGGTTCATAGAGTCGTGCAAGAGAATTAAATATCTATTTCCCAAGGCTCATGCTGTTGCATATGTTAGCATGGCTTTTAGAGTTGCTTATTACAAAGTGCATTATCCGCTGGCGTTCTATTCGACTTATTTCACCGTGAAAGACGGTGAGTTCGACGTAGACCTCGCTCTCGGCGATATACACAGCATAAAGAAGGAAATCGCAAGCCTTAAAGGAAACCCCGATAAAAACGTGAAAGAGCGTTCAAAGGAAACGCTTCTTGAAGTGATTCTGGAAATGAAGCTCAGGGGTTTTAGTTTCTTGCCTGTTGATCTTGAAAAATCAGATGCTACAAGATTCATAATAGAAGAAAAGGCACTCAGGATACCCTTTAATAGAATAAAGAACCTTGGCGAAAAGGCTGCGATATCCATTATAAAAGAAAGGAAGAAAAAGCCTTTTTCCTCTGTAGAAGATTTGATAAGAAGAACTGCCCTAAACAAAACAACAGTGGAAATCCTCCGGAAATATGGAGCCTTAAAAGGACTTCCAGAAAAAGAGCAAATCACCCTGTTCTGA
- the ruvC gene encoding crossover junction endodeoxyribonuclease RuvC, whose translation MRILGIDPGFGTLGYGIIDAVASRVELVDYGAIYTEPGEPIPDRLLKIYMELKKIIDFHSPSEAAVEELFFFRNVTTAIQVGEARGVILLTLREMGLPIFEYTPHQVKQAVTGYGRSEKGQIQRVMMKFLRMKETPKPDDAADALAVAWCHFLSRSYPGGARKK comes from the coding sequence ATTAGAATTCTTGGAATTGATCCTGGCTTTGGCACATTAGGCTACGGGATAATCGACGCCGTTGCTTCTCGTGTTGAGCTGGTTGATTACGGTGCTATTTATACTGAACCAGGTGAACCCATTCCCGATCGCCTGCTGAAAATTTACATGGAACTAAAGAAGATAATAGATTTTCATTCGCCTTCTGAAGCCGCAGTCGAGGAGTTGTTCTTTTTCAGAAATGTCACAACGGCTATACAAGTTGGAGAAGCTCGTGGAGTGATTCTGCTTACACTCAGGGAAATGGGCTTACCGATTTTCGAATATACACCTCATCAGGTGAAACAAGCAGTAACCGGATATGGACGCTCCGAAAAAGGTCAAATTCAGAGGGTGATGATGAAGTTTTTGAGAATGAAAGAAACACCAAAACCCGATGATGCAGCCGATGCACTTGCTGTTGCCTGGTGTCATTTCCTTTCTCGTTCTTATCCTGGAGGTGCTCGTAAAAAGTGA
- a CDS encoding radical SAM protein — MREFTFVSPSLTRSISTSGMSCALNCKHCGKHYLQGMGSVKEIQKFSSDGKRSFLISGGLNEKFTVPWKDHATFLIKMKKIHDIKYNFHVGPVVNRDDIPLLRELADIVSFDFVGDAETMKEVYGENLFNVSMKSFELLIENDIKVVPHITVGLKGGLLSHEFKALDLLEKAGIKKVVFLVFIPTAGTVYGKKTPPKIEDVEMVFKRASGFRRILGCMHPGGNYRRELQNMALSLKFDAIVQPIKTVIEKAKSLDIKTSYFYECCGFLL; from the coding sequence ATGCGTGAATTCACCTTTGTATCCCCTTCATTGACCAGATCAATCAGTACAAGCGGCATGAGCTGTGCTTTGAATTGCAAACACTGCGGTAAACACTATCTTCAGGGTATGGGCTCTGTGAAAGAAATCCAGAAGTTTTCAAGTGATGGAAAAAGGAGTTTCCTTATAAGCGGAGGCTTAAATGAAAAGTTTACTGTCCCATGGAAAGATCATGCTACATTCCTGATAAAGATGAAAAAGATCCATGATATTAAGTACAACTTCCATGTTGGACCTGTGGTTAACAGAGATGATATTCCTTTGTTGAGGGAATTGGCGGATATAGTCTCTTTTGATTTCGTTGGAGATGCTGAAACCATGAAAGAGGTTTACGGAGAAAATCTTTTTAATGTTTCTATGAAGAGCTTTGAGCTGCTCATAGAAAATGATATAAAAGTCGTTCCTCATATCACCGTTGGCCTTAAAGGTGGCTTGCTTTCACATGAATTCAAAGCTCTTGATTTACTTGAAAAAGCAGGAATTAAAAAAGTTGTTTTCCTTGTTTTTATTCCCACTGCCGGTACGGTATATGGCAAAAAAACACCTCCAAAAATCGAAGATGTCGAAATGGTCTTTAAGAGAGCGAGCGGTTTTAGAAGAATTTTGGGCTGTATGCATCCCGGCGGCAATTACAGGAGAGAGCTTCAAAATATGGCACTATCTTTGAAATTCGATGCTATTGTTCAACCAATAAAAACAGTTATAGAAAAAGCAAAATCATTGGATATAAAAACTTCTTACTTTTACGAATGCTGCGGTTTTTTATTGTGA
- the rnc gene encoding ribonuclease III — translation MESFTKSAEKFIKALGIKDMDTELMIRALCHSSFANENTFLNLESNERLEFLGDAILDFILAEILYTEYSLSEGRMSKIRSAVASESILSRAAREIKLGDFLLLGKGEENSGGREKDSLLADAFEAVLAAIYLSKGLEDAKNFIEEVLKKYIEQALSGELVMDYKTRLQEYTQKFFGLRPEYRLKNKEEDETFSVEVYLDGKLLGCGKGKTKKKAEQQAAKSAYEKFLNEGENDA, via the coding sequence ATGGAAAGCTTTACCAAAAGCGCAGAGAAATTCATAAAAGCTTTAGGCATAAAGGACATGGACACGGAGCTCATGATAAGAGCTCTGTGTCATTCTTCTTTTGCGAATGAAAACACATTTTTGAACCTTGAATCAAATGAGAGGCTTGAATTTCTCGGGGACGCAATCCTTGATTTTATACTTGCTGAAATCCTATACACTGAATATTCTCTGAGCGAGGGAAGAATGTCTAAAATTCGCTCAGCAGTCGCAAGCGAGAGCATTCTCTCAAGAGCTGCTAGAGAGATAAAACTTGGAGATTTTTTACTTCTTGGGAAGGGTGAAGAAAACTCAGGAGGCAGGGAGAAAGATTCATTACTTGCTGATGCTTTCGAAGCAGTTCTTGCTGCTATATATTTGTCAAAGGGTCTCGAAGATGCGAAAAACTTTATCGAAGAAGTGCTGAAAAAATATATTGAACAGGCTTTAAGCGGGGAACTTGTAATGGATTACAAAACGAGACTTCAAGAATATACTCAAAAATTTTTCGGGCTGCGCCCTGAGTATCGACTGAAAAATAAAGAGGAAGATGAAACTTTTTCCGTTGAAGTATATCTTGATGGGAAGCTCCTTGGTTGCGGAAAGGGAAAAACAAAAAAGAAAGCTGAACAGCAGGCAGCCAAAAGCGCATATGAAAAATTCTTGAATGAGGGAGAAAACGATGCGTGA